One genomic segment of Ancylobacter sp. IITR112 includes these proteins:
- a CDS encoding quinone-dependent dihydroorotate dehydrogenase — MSRLLDLALPFARLMDPETAHGLSIRALACLPPRAAPVDDSRLKVSAFGLTFPNPVGLAAGFDKEAEVPDAMLGAGFGFVEVGTITPRPQPGNPRPRNFRLVEDRAVINRYGFNSGGHGPALARLSARTKRRAPGIVGVNVGANKDSTDRAADYVAGIRAFAGVAGYFTANVSSPNTPGLRDLQEERALDELLARVIAARDEAAPGVPLLLKIAPDLALPHLDGVVAVARRRRIDGLIVSNTTISRPPGLRSPHKSETGGLSGRPLFALSTRMLAETYVRAEGAFPLIGVGGIDSPAAARAKIEAGASLIQLYSALVYEGLGLVERIKQGLVAELARENTTLAALTGRKAAVKVAEPFPG; from the coding sequence ATGAGCCGCCTGCTCGACCTCGCCCTTCCTTTCGCCCGGCTGATGGACCCGGAGACCGCGCATGGACTCTCCATTCGCGCGCTCGCCTGCCTGCCGCCGCGCGCCGCGCCCGTGGACGATTCCCGCCTCAAGGTCTCCGCCTTCGGCCTCACCTTCCCGAACCCGGTGGGGCTGGCGGCGGGGTTCGACAAGGAGGCGGAGGTGCCGGACGCGATGCTCGGCGCCGGCTTCGGCTTTGTCGAGGTCGGGACGATCACGCCGCGCCCGCAGCCGGGCAATCCGCGCCCGCGCAATTTCCGCCTCGTCGAGGACCGGGCGGTGATCAACCGCTATGGCTTCAACAGCGGCGGCCATGGCCCGGCGCTGGCGCGGCTTTCCGCCCGGACAAAGCGCCGGGCGCCGGGCATCGTCGGGGTCAATGTCGGGGCGAACAAGGACAGCACCGACCGCGCTGCCGACTATGTCGCCGGCATCCGCGCCTTTGCCGGGGTGGCCGGCTATTTCACCGCCAATGTCTCCTCGCCCAACACGCCGGGCCTGCGCGATTTGCAGGAGGAGCGCGCGCTCGACGAATTGCTGGCGCGGGTGATCGCGGCGCGCGACGAGGCGGCGCCCGGCGTGCCGCTGCTGCTGAAGATCGCGCCCGATCTCGCTCTGCCGCATCTCGATGGGGTGGTCGCGGTGGCACGCCGGCGCAGGATCGACGGGCTGATCGTCTCCAACACCACCATCTCCCGCCCGCCCGGCCTGCGCTCGCCGCACAAGAGCGAGACTGGCGGGCTCTCCGGCCGGCCGCTCTTCGCCCTCTCCACCCGCATGTTGGCGGAAACCTATGTGCGGGCGGAAGGCGCCTTTCCGCTGATCGGCGTCGGCGGCATCGACAGCCCCGCCGCCGCTCGGGCCAAGATCGAGGCCGGGGCGAGCCTCATCCAGCTCTATTCCGCTCTCGTCTATGAGGGGCTAGGGCTGGTGGAGCGGATCAAGCAGGGGCTGGTCGCCGAGCTTGCGCGCGAGAACACGACGCTCGCCGCGCTCACCGGCCGCAAGGCGGCGGTAAAGGTGGCCGAGCCGTTTCCCGGCTAA
- the fmt gene encoding methionyl-tRNA formyltransferase translates to MRIVFMGTPDFAVSTLVEIVGAGHEVVAAYTRAPAPAGRRGLDLVPSPVHRAAERLGIPVLTPSSLRDEDAAATFAAHEADAAVVVAYGRILPQAILDLPPLGCLNLHASLLPRWRGAAPIQRAIMAGDTETGVAVMKMEAGLDTGPVGLVERVAIGPDMTAGELHDRLMIVGGDLMGRALAALERGALGFTPQPIEGVTYAAKIDKNETRIDWTRPAQAVHDHIRGLSPFPGAWFELDGARVKVLRSTRGAGAGAPGTVLDDALTIACGDGAVRLVEVQKAGSRAMPADEFLRGSDLTAGRVVT, encoded by the coding sequence ATGCGCATTGTCTTCATGGGCACGCCCGATTTCGCGGTTTCCACGCTGGTGGAGATTGTCGGTGCCGGCCACGAGGTGGTCGCGGCCTATACGCGCGCCCCGGCGCCGGCCGGGCGGCGCGGGCTCGATCTCGTGCCCTCGCCGGTGCACCGCGCGGCGGAACGGCTGGGCATTCCCGTGCTGACCCCGTCCAGCCTGCGCGACGAGGACGCGGCCGCGACCTTCGCCGCGCATGAAGCCGACGCCGCCGTGGTGGTAGCCTATGGGCGCATTCTCCCGCAGGCGATCCTCGATCTTCCCCCGCTCGGCTGCCTCAACCTGCACGCTTCGCTGCTGCCGCGCTGGCGCGGCGCGGCGCCGATCCAGCGCGCGATCATGGCCGGCGACACGGAGACGGGCGTCGCTGTCATGAAGATGGAGGCCGGGCTCGACACCGGGCCGGTGGGGCTGGTGGAGCGCGTCGCCATCGGGCCGGACATGACGGCGGGCGAGTTGCACGACCGGCTGATGATCGTCGGCGGCGACCTGATGGGCCGGGCGCTGGCGGCGCTGGAGCGCGGCGCGCTCGGCTTCACACCGCAGCCGATCGAGGGCGTGACCTATGCCGCCAAGATCGACAAGAACGAGACCCGCATCGACTGGACCCGGCCGGCGCAGGCGGTGCACGACCATATTCGCGGTCTCTCGCCCTTTCCCGGCGCCTGGTTCGAGCTCGACGGCGCGCGGGTGAAGGTGCTGCGCTCGACGCGGGGCGCGGGTGCCGGCGCGCCCGGTACGGTGCTCGACGACGCGCTCACCATCGCCTGCGGAGACGGCGCGGTACGGCTTGTCGAGGTGCAGAAGGCCGGTAGCCGGGCGATGCCGGCGGACGAGTTCTTGCGCGGCAGCGATCTGACCGCAGGCAGGGTGGTGACATGA
- a CDS encoding DUF6460 domain-containing protein — protein MADNQLARWMGGSPFWVLMRLVLLSVVVGVILAALGLDPLNILASLESLVRHLFNFSFEAIERLWRYFVLGAVIVIPLWLILRIANRGR, from the coding sequence ATGGCCGATAATCAGCTTGCCCGCTGGATGGGCGGTTCGCCCTTCTGGGTTCTCATGCGGCTCGTGCTGCTCTCGGTGGTGGTCGGCGTCATCCTCGCCGCGCTGGGGCTCGATCCGCTCAACATCCTCGCCAGCCTGGAAAGCCTGGTGCGGCATCTGTTCAATTTCAGCTTCGAGGCGATCGAGCGGCTGTGGCGCTATTTCGTGCTCGGCGCGGTGATCGTCATCCCGCTCTGGCTCATCCTGCGCATCGCCAATCGCGGACGCTGA
- a CDS encoding class I SAM-dependent methyltransferase — translation MANGRLILSSGDPTVDRRIDWARALMEEGNAADAAELLAEAVACAGHYAPGWFLLGEAREAAGDAPGAGDAFAQARALDPADTLGATLRLARLEGEVAGMSPAYVRALFDQYADRFDAALARLDYRGPEVIDAGLAAACARLGRPYAFARGFDLGCGTGLVGARLVDRIGVMEGVDLSPNMVAHARRRKVYDALAAGEMVAFLRERPAREADLIFAGDAFCYLDDLAPILHETRRVLEPGGLLAFTTESHDGEGVLLRDTLRFAHAPAYVDAALGAAGLSRLTLDAVPVRRERDQPVAGLLVLALREA, via the coding sequence ATGGCCAACGGCCGGCTTATTCTCTCCTCCGGCGACCCGACGGTCGATCGCCGGATCGACTGGGCGCGCGCGCTGATGGAGGAGGGCAACGCCGCCGATGCGGCGGAACTGCTGGCCGAGGCGGTGGCCTGCGCCGGCCATTACGCCCCGGGCTGGTTCCTGCTCGGCGAGGCGCGCGAGGCGGCGGGCGACGCGCCGGGGGCGGGCGACGCCTTCGCGCAGGCGCGGGCGCTCGATCCCGCCGACACGCTGGGTGCCACGCTGCGGCTCGCCCGGCTGGAAGGCGAGGTGGCGGGCATGAGCCCGGCCTATGTCCGCGCGCTGTTCGACCAGTACGCCGACCGTTTCGACGCGGCGCTGGCGCGGCTCGACTATCGCGGGCCGGAAGTGATCGACGCCGGGCTGGCGGCGGCCTGCGCCCGGCTCGGCCGGCCCTATGCCTTCGCACGCGGCTTCGATCTCGGCTGCGGCACCGGCCTCGTCGGCGCCCGCCTCGTCGACCGCATCGGTGTGATGGAGGGGGTGGATCTCTCGCCCAACATGGTCGCCCATGCGCGGCGGCGGAAGGTCTATGACGCGCTCGCCGCCGGCGAGATGGTGGCCTTCCTGCGCGAACGACCCGCGCGCGAGGCCGACCTGATCTTCGCCGGCGATGCCTTCTGCTATCTCGACGATCTCGCCCCCATCCTCCACGAGACCCGCCGCGTGCTGGAACCGGGCGGGCTGCTCGCCTTCACCACCGAGAGCCATGACGGGGAAGGCGTGCTGCTGCGCGACACGCTGCGCTTCGCCCATGCCCCGGCCTATGTCGATGCGGCGCTGGGCGCAGCCGGCCTTAGCCGCCTGACCCTCGACGCGGTTCCGGTGCGGCGGGAAAGGGACCAGCCAGTCGCCGGGCTGCTGGTACTGGCGCTGCGCGAAGCGTGA
- a CDS encoding aspartate aminotransferase family protein translates to MHRDETPQDDTEALLLAAARRAIAYRADPTAHPPATDYAACLAAFDGPLPEAGVPGADVLDALVTRAEPGLRASVGPRFFGWVIGNSHPVGVAADWLTAAWGQNTANHFAAPAAAAAETVAARWLLEVLGLPPESGVGFVTGATMASFVALAAARGEVLRRAGWDVEAQGLFGAPPVRVLIGEEAHASVFSALHYLGFGKASLIRVPADAQGVMRPDAFEDLLARAVPEGAPLIVVTQAGHIHSGATDAHERLVPLARARAGWVHVDGAFGLWARACPTRAHRAAGVEAADSWATDGHKWLQTPFDCGYAIVRDADAHRRAMTIAASYLPPVSEHERDPSHYVPELSRRARGFSTWALLRHFGRDGIAAMVERHCALARALAGRLAAEPGIAVLNEVVLNQVAVRFGGAAEGAEGDALTRATIAAVQEEGTCFAAGAAWRGRWIMRLSVIGASTTEEDIHLSADAILRAWRRVASAAGAL, encoded by the coding sequence ATGCACAGGGACGAGACGCCACAGGACGACACCGAGGCCCTGCTGCTGGCGGCGGCGCGCCGGGCCATCGCCTACCGTGCGGACCCCACGGCGCACCCGCCGGCGACGGATTATGCCGCCTGCCTCGCCGCCTTTGACGGCCCGCTGCCCGAGGCCGGCGTGCCGGGCGCGGACGTGCTCGACGCGCTGGTGACGCGGGCTGAGCCGGGGCTGCGCGCTTCCGTCGGGCCGCGTTTCTTCGGCTGGGTGATCGGCAATTCCCACCCGGTCGGTGTCGCCGCCGACTGGCTGACCGCCGCCTGGGGCCAGAACACCGCCAACCACTTCGCCGCGCCCGCCGCCGCCGCCGCCGAGACGGTCGCGGCGCGCTGGCTGCTGGAGGTGCTGGGCCTGCCGCCGGAGAGCGGGGTCGGCTTCGTCACCGGCGCCACCATGGCAAGCTTTGTCGCCCTCGCCGCCGCGCGCGGCGAGGTGCTGCGGCGCGCGGGCTGGGATGTGGAGGCGCAGGGCCTGTTCGGCGCCCCACCGGTGCGGGTGCTGATCGGCGAGGAGGCCCATGCCAGCGTGTTCTCGGCGCTGCATTATCTCGGCTTCGGCAAGGCGAGCCTGATCCGCGTGCCGGCCGACGCGCAGGGCGTGATGCGGCCCGACGCTTTCGAGGATCTGCTGGCGCGGGCCGTGCCCGAGGGCGCGCCGCTGATTGTAGTGACGCAGGCCGGGCATATACATAGCGGCGCCACCGACGCGCATGAGCGGCTCGTGCCGCTCGCGCGGGCGCGGGCGGGATGGGTGCATGTGGACGGCGCCTTCGGCCTGTGGGCGCGCGCCTGCCCGACGCGCGCGCATCGTGCCGCCGGTGTCGAAGCGGCCGATTCCTGGGCGACCGACGGGCATAAATGGCTGCAGACGCCGTTCGATTGCGGCTATGCCATCGTGCGCGACGCCGACGCCCACCGCCGGGCGATGACCATCGCGGCGAGCTATCTGCCGCCGGTGAGCGAGCATGAGCGCGACCCCTCGCATTACGTGCCCGAACTGTCGCGCCGCGCGCGGGGATTTTCCACCTGGGCGCTGCTGCGCCATTTCGGCCGCGACGGGATCGCCGCCATGGTGGAGCGCCATTGCGCGCTGGCGCGGGCTCTGGCGGGCCGTCTTGCGGCGGAGCCCGGCATAGCCGTGCTGAACGAGGTGGTGCTGAACCAGGTGGCGGTGCGCTTCGGCGGCGCGGCGGAGGGGGCGGAGGGCGACGCGCTGACGCGCGCCACCATCGCGGCGGTGCAGGAAGAGGGCACCTGTTTTGCCGCCGGCGCGGCATGGCGCGGGCGCTGGATCATGCGGCTCTCGGTGATTGGCGCTTCCACCACCGAGGAAGACATCCATCTCTCGGCCGACGCCATCCTCCGCGCCTGGCGCCGCGTTGCCTCGGCGGCCGGGGCCCTGTAG
- a CDS encoding DUF952 domain-containing protein — MAAAQARLIYKIAPRALWQAAEAAGRFIGAPVDVADGFIHFSTAGQVAETAAKHFAGQDDLLLVAVRVEHLPAELLRWEPSRGGDLFPHLYGPLALEAVAYVRELPLGPHGRHLFPALEG; from the coding sequence ATGGCGGCGGCGCAGGCGAGGCTCATCTACAAGATCGCGCCGCGCGCGCTGTGGCAGGCGGCGGAGGCCGCCGGGCGGTTCATTGGCGCGCCGGTGGATGTGGCGGACGGCTTCATCCATTTCTCCACCGCCGGGCAGGTGGCGGAAACGGCGGCCAAGCATTTCGCCGGGCAGGACGACCTGCTGCTGGTGGCGGTGCGGGTGGAGCATCTGCCGGCGGAGCTGCTGCGCTGGGAGCCCTCGCGCGGGGGCGATCTGTTCCCGCATCTCTACGGCCCGCTCGCCCTTGAGGCGGTAGCCTATGTGCGCGAACTGCCGCTCGGCCCGCATGGGCGGCATCTGTTCCCGGCCCTGGAAGGGTGA
- a CDS encoding S24 family peptidase has product MLSHAQIWRALDRLAERLDLSPSALARRAGLDATTFNRSKREAADGRPRWPSTESIAKVLAATGTSLDDFMGLVNGGTGGRRAIPLIGFAQAGEGGYFDDAGFPVGGAWDEIAFPNVGDEHAYALEISGDSMLPLYRDGDVVVVSPAAPIRRGDRVVVKTREGEVLAKELKRQTNRTVELRSLNPDHPDRLLQEADIAWIARVLWASQ; this is encoded by the coding sequence ATGCTCAGCCATGCCCAGATCTGGCGTGCTTTGGACAGGCTGGCGGAGCGGCTGGACCTTAGCCCCTCGGCCCTCGCCCGCCGCGCCGGGCTGGACGCCACAACCTTCAATCGCTCCAAGCGCGAGGCGGCGGACGGGCGTCCGCGCTGGCCCTCCACCGAGAGCATCGCCAAGGTGCTGGCCGCCACCGGCACCAGCCTCGACGATTTCATGGGGCTGGTGAATGGCGGCACCGGCGGGCGCCGCGCCATTCCGCTCATCGGCTTCGCGCAGGCGGGAGAGGGTGGTTATTTCGACGATGCCGGCTTTCCCGTCGGCGGCGCCTGGGATGAGATCGCCTTTCCCAATGTCGGCGACGAGCACGCCTATGCGCTGGAAATCTCCGGCGATTCCATGCTGCCGCTCTACCGCGACGGCGATGTTGTCGTCGTTTCGCCGGCGGCACCGATCCGGCGCGGCGACCGGGTGGTGGTGAAGACCCGCGAGGGCGAGGTGCTGGCCAAGGAACTGAAGCGCCAGACCAATCGCACGGTGGAACTGCGCTCGCTCAACCCCGACCACCCCGACCGCCTGCTGCAGGAGGCGGACATCGCCTGGATCGCCCGCGTACTGTGGGCAAGCCAGTAG
- a CDS encoding cisplatin damage response ATP-dependent DNA ligase has translation MNRFAALLDRLAYEPRRNGKIRLIADYFRHTPDPERGWALAALTGALSFRNAKPGLIRQLIGERTDPVLFALSYDYVGDLSETVALMWPAPHGLNDTEPPPLSAIVHAFTHMGRAEMPAVLAALLDRLDETGRWALLKLITGGLRIGVSARLAKTAVAALGEHAPDAIELVWPGLAPPYEELFAWAEGRGPKPETEDPAPFRPVMLSHPLEEADVEKLAPAEFRAEWKWDGIRVQAARAAGPDGRHVTRLYSRTGEDISGAFPDLAEALAFDGVVDGELLILREGRVQSFNVLQQRLNRKAVSAKLMLEFPAHIRAYDLLVEAGEDLRHLSFEARRARLEALIAAHPAEGRLDLSPLVPFPSWEALTAARADPAAHGAGEDAEAVEGVMLKRADSAYLPGRPKGPWWKWKRDPHSVDAVLMYAQRGHGKRSSYYSDYTFGVWTEAGELVPVGKAYFGFTDAELIEIDRFVRRHTVNRFGPVREVVHTPTEGLVVEVAFEGLARSTRHRSGLAMRFPRIARLRWDKPPGEADRLETLEAMIGDESHAPRRPTAVLGKQRSPAGEK, from the coding sequence GTGAACCGCTTCGCCGCCTTGCTCGACCGCCTCGCCTATGAGCCGCGCCGCAACGGCAAGATAAGGCTCATCGCCGATTATTTCCGCCACACGCCCGACCCGGAGCGCGGCTGGGCGCTGGCGGCGCTCACCGGCGCGCTGTCCTTCCGCAACGCCAAGCCCGGCCTCATCCGCCAGCTCATCGGCGAGCGCACCGACCCGGTGCTGTTCGCGCTTTCCTATGATTATGTCGGGGACCTCTCGGAGACGGTGGCGCTGATGTGGCCGGCGCCGCATGGGCTCAACGACACCGAGCCGCCGCCGCTTTCCGCCATCGTCCACGCCTTCACCCATATGGGCCGCGCCGAGATGCCGGCGGTGCTCGCCGCGCTGCTCGACCGGCTGGACGAGACCGGGCGCTGGGCGCTGTTGAAGCTCATCACCGGCGGGCTGCGCATCGGCGTGTCCGCCCGCCTCGCCAAGACCGCCGTGGCGGCGCTGGGCGAGCACGCACCCGACGCGATCGAGCTGGTCTGGCCGGGACTGGCACCGCCCTATGAAGAGCTGTTCGCCTGGGCGGAAGGGCGCGGGCCGAAGCCGGAAACCGAAGACCCCGCCCCGTTCCGCCCGGTGATGTTGTCCCATCCGCTGGAAGAGGCGGATGTCGAGAAGCTCGCCCCCGCCGAGTTCCGCGCCGAGTGGAAATGGGACGGCATCCGAGTGCAGGCGGCCCGCGCCGCCGGACCGGACGGGCGGCATGTCACAAGGCTCTACAGCCGCACCGGCGAGGATATTTCCGGCGCCTTCCCCGATCTTGCCGAGGCCCTCGCCTTTGACGGGGTGGTGGACGGCGAATTGCTGATCCTGCGCGAGGGGCGGGTGCAGTCCTTCAACGTGCTGCAGCAGCGGCTGAACCGCAAAGCGGTCTCGGCCAAGCTCATGCTGGAGTTCCCCGCCCATATCCGCGCCTATGACCTCTTGGTCGAAGCGGGCGAAGACCTGCGCCATCTTTCCTTCGAGGCCCGCCGCGCGCGGCTGGAGGCGCTCATCGCCGCCCATCCGGCGGAGGGGCGGCTGGACCTTTCCCCGCTGGTGCCGTTCCCAAGCTGGGAAGCGCTGACGGCGGCCCGCGCCGACCCCGCCGCCCATGGCGCGGGCGAGGATGCGGAAGCGGTGGAAGGGGTGATGCTCAAGCGCGCCGACAGTGCCTATCTGCCCGGCCGCCCCAAGGGCCCGTGGTGGAAATGGAAGCGCGACCCGCACAGCGTCGATGCGGTGCTGATGTATGCCCAGCGCGGCCATGGCAAGCGCTCCTCCTATTATTCCGACTACACCTTCGGCGTTTGGACGGAAGCGGGCGAGTTGGTGCCGGTCGGCAAGGCCTATTTCGGCTTCACCGACGCCGAGCTGATCGAGATCGACCGCTTCGTGCGCCGCCACACGGTGAACCGTTTCGGCCCGGTGCGCGAGGTGGTGCACACGCCGACGGAAGGGCTGGTGGTGGAGGTCGCCTTTGAGGGGCTGGCGCGCTCCACCCGCCACCGCTCCGGCCTCGCCATGCGCTTTCCCCGCATCGCCCGGCTGCGCTGGGACAAGCCGCCGGGCGAGGCCGACCGGCTGGAAACGCTGGAGGCGATGATCGGCGATGAAAGCCACGCTCCCCGCCGGCCCACCGCCGTGCTAGGGAAGCAGCGTTCGCCTGCCGGGGAAAAGTGA
- a CDS encoding ligase-associated DNA damage response exonuclease → MRPEELLHTTPQGLYSPAGDFFIDPTRPVARALITHGHSDHARAGHGRVLATQQTLDIMAIRYGEAFAGTTQAAAYGTRVEVNGVGVTFHPAGHILGSAQIALDWRGCTIVASGDYKPGADPTALPFAPVPCHVFISEATFGLPVFRHPAPAVEIGKLMDSLALFPERAHLVGAYALGKAQRVMALLRAAGHDRPILLHGAMEKLTAYYRTQGIDLGDTRPARDATPAERAGAVVLCPPGALADVWSRRFPDPVTAFASGWMRIRARARQNGVELPLILSDHADWDELEVAIRATGCEELWVTHGQEDALVHWATQQGLRARPLHMVGYGEEEGEGGAAPDAPATEAAPAPEAAP, encoded by the coding sequence ATGCGCCCGGAAGAGCTTCTCCACACCACCCCACAGGGGCTTTACTCGCCGGCCGGCGATTTCTTCATCGACCCGACGCGGCCAGTGGCGCGGGCGCTCATCACCCATGGCCATTCCGACCATGCCCGCGCCGGCCATGGCCGCGTGCTGGCGACGCAGCAGACGCTCGACATCATGGCCATCCGCTATGGCGAAGCCTTCGCCGGCACGACGCAAGCGGCGGCCTATGGAACGCGCGTCGAGGTGAACGGCGTCGGCGTCACCTTCCACCCCGCCGGACATATTCTGGGCAGCGCGCAGATCGCGCTCGACTGGCGCGGCTGCACCATCGTCGCCTCCGGCGACTACAAGCCCGGCGCCGACCCCACCGCCCTGCCCTTCGCGCCGGTGCCCTGCCATGTCTTCATCTCGGAGGCGACCTTCGGCCTGCCGGTGTTCCGCCATCCCGCCCCGGCGGTGGAGATTGGCAAGCTGATGGATTCGCTGGCGCTGTTTCCCGAGCGGGCGCATCTGGTCGGCGCCTATGCGCTCGGCAAGGCGCAGCGTGTGATGGCGCTGCTGCGCGCCGCCGGGCACGACCGGCCGATCCTGCTGCACGGCGCGATGGAAAAGCTGACCGCCTATTACCGCACCCAGGGCATCGACCTCGGCGACACCCGCCCCGCACGGGACGCCACGCCGGCCGAACGCGCGGGCGCCGTGGTGCTGTGCCCGCCCGGCGCGCTGGCCGATGTGTGGTCGCGGCGCTTTCCCGATCCCGTCACCGCCTTCGCCTCGGGCTGGATGCGCATCCGCGCCCGCGCCCGGCAGAACGGCGTCGAACTGCCGCTGATCCTCTCCGACCATGCCGACTGGGACGAATTGGAGGTCGCCATCCGCGCCACCGGCTGCGAGGAACTCTGGGTCACCCACGGTCAGGAAGACGCGCTGGTGCATTGGGCGACGCAGCAAGGGCTGCGCGCCCGGCCGCTGCACATGGTCGGCTATGGCGAGGAGGAGGGCGAGGGCGGCGCCGCGCCCGATGCCCCCGCTACGGAAGCGGCGCCAGCACCGGAGGCGGCGCCGTGA
- a CDS encoding MATE family efflux transporter produces MSLAAAGRVEVTSRRFLAIALPATLAQMTTPVLGLVATGAIGRLGDAVLLGAVAVGALLFDFAFWIFGSIRMGTAGLTAQALGRGERVELRAVLIRALLISAVIGLVLIAVHGPLADLAFLAMGASEGVHAAATLYFSVRILSAPFAIGNFALLGWLVGIARTDIGLGLQILIAAVNALATVLLVLWWDFGIAGAASANVLAEITGTLFGLIAAARLVGRDWHVPWRALLARTRLIETLAVNRDIMIRTALLMSVLLFFTAQGARQDDVTLAANAVLYNIVMVSTFFLDGFSTAAEQMCGQSIGARDRAGFRRAVRLVLGWGVGFAAPASALLMLGGGPLIDLLSANEQVREVGRAFLPLAALTPLLGVAAFAYDGIYAGSTWARDMRNMMMPAVALFFLAWWLTLPLGNTGLWLAYLAFMGGRGVFLALRMPGLERATFN; encoded by the coding sequence GTGAGCCTCGCGGCCGCCGGCCGGGTGGAGGTCACCTCCCGGCGCTTTCTCGCCATTGCACTGCCGGCGACGCTGGCGCAGATGACGACGCCCGTGCTCGGGCTGGTGGCCACCGGCGCCATCGGCCGGCTGGGCGACGCGGTGCTGCTCGGCGCGGTGGCGGTGGGCGCGCTGCTGTTCGATTTCGCCTTCTGGATCTTCGGCTCGATCCGCATGGGCACGGCCGGGCTGACCGCGCAGGCGCTGGGCCGCGGCGAGCGGGTAGAACTGCGCGCGGTGCTGATCCGGGCGCTGCTGATCTCGGCCGTCATCGGGCTCGTGCTGATCGCCGTGCATGGGCCGCTGGCCGACCTCGCCTTTCTCGCCATGGGCGCGAGCGAGGGCGTGCACGCGGCGGCTACGCTGTATTTCTCCGTCCGCATCCTTTCCGCCCCGTTTGCCATCGGCAATTTCGCCCTGCTCGGCTGGCTGGTCGGCATCGCCCGCACCGATATCGGGCTCGGGCTGCAGATCCTCATCGCGGCGGTAAACGCGCTCGCGACGGTGCTGCTGGTGCTGTGGTGGGATTTCGGCATTGCTGGCGCGGCGAGCGCCAATGTGCTGGCGGAAATCACCGGCACGCTGTTCGGCCTCATTGCCGCCGCCCGGCTGGTCGGGCGCGACTGGCATGTGCCGTGGCGAGCCCTGCTCGCCCGCACGCGGCTGATCGAGACGCTGGCGGTCAATCGCGACATCATGATCCGGACCGCGCTGTTGATGAGCGTGCTGCTGTTCTTCACCGCGCAGGGCGCCCGGCAGGACGACGTGACGCTCGCCGCCAATGCGGTGCTCTACAACATCGTCATGGTCTCGACCTTCTTCCTCGACGGTTTCTCCACCGCCGCCGAACAGATGTGCGGGCAGAGCATCGGGGCGAGGGACCGGGCGGGCTTCCGCCGCGCGGTGCGGCTGGTGCTGGGCTGGGGCGTCGGCTTCGCCGCCCCGGCCAGCGCCCTGCTGATGCTGGGCGGCGGGCCGCTGATCGACCTTCTGTCGGCTAACGAACAGGTGCGCGAGGTCGGCCGCGCCTTCCTGCCGCTGGCGGCGCTCACCCCGCTGCTGGGCGTCGCCGCCTTCGCCTATGACGGCATCTATGCCGGCTCGACCTGGGCCCGCGACATGCGCAACATGATGATGCCGGCGGTGGCGCTGTTCTTCCTCGCCTGGTGGCTGACCCTGCCGCTGGGCAATACCGGCCTGTGGCTCGCCTATCTCGCCTTCATGGGCGGGCGCGGCGTGTTCCTGGCGCTGCGGATGCCAGGGCTGGAACGGGCGACGTTCAATTAG
- a CDS encoding GNAT family N-acetyltransferase produces MTDIRALNADDHAHWLPLWQAYLTFYEATLPDEVTATTWQRLLDPAEPVHGALAFDAAGQAVGLTHWLFHRSTWWVGDVCYLNDLYVDASQRGQGLGRRLIDHVAADAAAKGSPKVYWLTHETNLTAQRLYNSLAERTGFIQYRKPLTP; encoded by the coding sequence ATGACGGACATACGCGCGCTGAACGCCGACGACCACGCCCACTGGCTGCCGCTCTGGCAGGCCTATCTCACCTTCTACGAGGCGACGTTGCCGGACGAGGTGACGGCGACCACCTGGCAGCGCCTGCTCGATCCCGCCGAGCCGGTGCATGGCGCGCTTGCCTTCGATGCCGCCGGGCAGGCGGTGGGCCTCACCCACTGGCTGTTCCACCGTTCCACCTGGTGGGTGGGCGATGTGTGCTATCTCAACGACCTCTATGTCGACGCCAGCCAGCGCGGCCAGGGCCTCGGCCGCCGGCTGATCGACCATGTGGCGGCCGATGCGGCGGCCAAGGGCAGCCCGAAGGTCTACTGGCTGACCCACGAGACCAATCTCACGGCGCAGCGGCTCTATAACAGCCTCGCCGAGCGCACCGGCTTCATCCAGTACCGCAAGCCGCTGACCCCCTGA
- a CDS encoding YMGG-like glycine zipper-containing protein: protein MLKIVVLTLATLSIAACTTTERRATGGALIGGGTGAVIGGIAGGGTGAAIGAGVGAGTGALIGAATSPGDCWAYDRYGRRVPARC, encoded by the coding sequence ATGCTCAAGATCGTTGTGCTCACGCTGGCCACGCTCAGCATTGCCGCCTGCACCACCACGGAGCGCCGTGCCACCGGCGGCGCGCTCATCGGCGGCGGCACTGGCGCGGTGATCGGCGGCATTGCCGGCGGCGGCACTGGCGCGGCGATCGGCGCGGGCGTGGGCGCGGGCACCGGCGCGCTGATCGGCGCGGCGACCTCGCCGGGCGACTGCTGGGCCTATGACCGCTATGGCCGGCGCGTGCCGGCGCGCTGCTGA